Part of the Vulpes vulpes isolate BD-2025 chromosome 6, VulVul3, whole genome shotgun sequence genome, AGGATGTGGATTTCTTTTGCTCACATGGGTAGATAACAGTTACTATGAAATAATCCAACTAATGTGTTTCTAAATTTGCTTCACTACTGTGTTTGCAAATGAATCAGCATATTTGAGGAAGTTGCAGCTCACTGAACACAGTGTGTAGTTTTATTTCACATTGTAAAtaaattagcatttatttttaaaaaagaatttagaaaaaatatatatatgtgtgtctttgACCCTGGTTCGTAAATCCCTTGAGATATCCTAGATGATAGCAGTGTCTTCTGTTCTAATTAGGTGACTCTTGgtaggctcctgcatggagctgaTCACCAAGAAAACCAATTCACGATTAGAAGCTTGGGATTTTCAGCACCCTATCATCTCCCTtctccagagaggagagagggtctggaaatggagttaatgatCCATAGTACCCAAGGAAGCtttcataaaaatcctaggagcATTggatttggagagcttctgggttggtgagaGCATAGAGGTGCTGGGAGAGTGGTGTTCTTGAGGAGGGCATGGATACTCCACACCCCCTCCCACTTACCTTGCTATGTGCACCCCCTTCATctggatatttttgtatcctttatcatattcTTCTAAAACAAACTGCTAAGTAGTAAGTAGACTCTTGTCCTGAATTCTGTGAACTGCTCTAACAAATTAGTCAAACCAGAGGCGGGATGGTAAGGACCTCTGATTTAGAGTGTCTCCATCTGAAGCACATGTGACACCCTGAACTTATCATTGGCGTCTGAAGTGAGGTGGAGGCAATCTGAAgtgactgagcccttaacctgtgggatctgatcctGTCTCCAGGTAGATGGTGTCAGAACTAGGGTAAATTGTAGGACACCTGTCTGGTTTTGTGGAGAATCACTGATGGGGGAGAACACCCATATATCTGATGTTAGAAGTGTTGTGAGTATGGTAACTACGTGACAGTAAAAGAGATGCATAGGAGGATGACAGAGATTTTCTTTACGAGCATATTTGAGAAAATTTGCCAATCAGCAAGCAAGAACTATGTGTCTATCTGTAGCTTTATTTCATAGTGCAAACAAGTTAACGTGTGCTTTTTTTctaaggtaattttttaaagcgCTTTAACGTTGTCCATGGTTCttcactaatcagggaaatggaaatcaaaacgacaatgacaTATCAgttcacatccattaggatggtGACTATCAAGAAATAGGAAGTAGCACTTGTTGACAGGGATGTGGGGGAATTGGAACCactttgcactgttggtgggaatgcaaactggtgcagccactgtggaaaacattatggaggttcttcaaaagattaaaaatagaaataccatctgatttagcaattctacttctgtgtatatatatccaaaggaatcGAAAATGGGACCTCCAAGAACTATTTGCACAAGAACATTCTAACAGTATTCAATAGTTCAAatgtggaagcaatccaagttgATCATCATCCCTCactgatggatgagtggataaacaaaatgtggtattgCATTAGACAGAGTTCTTCCCAGAAACAACAGAATAAGTGTATATATGCACGTTATAATACTAATGCATATATTCTAATGCAAATCCAAAGGCCTAAGAACCCGGAGAGCTGATGCTGACAGTTCCAGTCTGAAAGTTAGCAGACTCCAGACCCCAGAAGAGCCCATTTCAGTTCAAGTCTGAAGACAGGAAAAGACCTATATTCCAGCCCTGCAGTCAAGCAGGTGCAATTCCCTCTTATTTGGAATAAGTAGTTTTGTTCGGGCCATCAACAGAGTGAACAGGGACACACACATTAATCATAGACATATATACCCACAATGAAATGTTATCTGgccttgaaaaggaaggagatTCTGATATAAGCCATAACATGGGTGAACCATGAGGATACTATGCTcaatgaaataagctagtcacaaaaagacaaatactatatggttCCACTTATCTGAGTATCTAGAATAGTCAACATCATAGAGACCAAATGAAGAATGATGGTTATCAGGTATGGGGCAGAGTAGTTGTTAGTTTAACGAGAATAGAggttcagttttgcaagatgaaaaagttttggagatgGTTGGTGGCAGCAGTTCCACAACAGTGAGAGATGGTTttattttgtagggtttttttaaCACCATAAAAAACAATCTAGGGCCAGAGGGCGTTATAGGCAAAGGACAGTTGTGGGAACCAAAATACCTTTCTCTATACTGAATGGAGTATTGCACACACTTTGCCACCTTCTGGAGCCTGAGATGATGTGTCAGTTTTCTTTGTGATGCAAAACCCAAGACATGCAGAAGTTTCCCAAAGTGAAATAGGTTTCCTTGTCTGAGTTGGGgtgaaaatgataaattcaaaAATCAACTATGttaaagagaaatcaaagagtGCCTTTATAAAGGGTcaggtggtaaattttatgttatttgtattttaatgcaattttataaaaagtgaaaaaccaTCTATAGTTAATGACTTAAGGTTAGTGTTCTGAAATggtaaaggatttttaaaaaacttattaagtaatctctaccctcaacAGGGGGCTCCAACTTACCaccccatgatcaagagtcacacactgtACCAGCTGATCCAGCCAGGCATCCGGAAATGGtggaggattttaatttttttttaatttaatttatttattcatgagagatacagagggagagagagagagagagtcagagacacaggcagagggagaagcaggctcctcacagggagcccgacgtgggactcgatcccgggtctccaggatcacaccctggcctgaaggcggcgctaaaccgctgagccacccaggctgcctggtggAAGATTTTAATAGTCACTAGCAGATTTACTTGTCATTCTTGGTTAAGTATCACGAGAACTGCTGGTTGATAAGTGACAATGAGAATTTTGCAGGAATTTTGAGCTGCATCATGATTGCTTCTCCTAAGTGTGGAAATACCAACATGAGTCTGGattgtgtttaatttttgaagCTATTAGAAGCCCattattcagtttaaaatatgtaaacagCTGAAGCCGTGAGATAACAGATTATGCTTTTGGTTAAAATTCTGGAAATCACCCTCTTTTTTTTACACTAGTGGTGGAACAAAGAAACCTGTTTTTAAGATAAATAGACAAAAGTCAGTTcattttaaatgcagaaaattCAGAAGTAATCAACAATAAGATTGATGAATTTTTACTAACATATAAGTTTTATGACTCCACACAATTATCTAACACAACTTTTACAAATTATCATATAAATTAGTTGGACCATCATTTTGGTAATGAAACAGTTTGAGAACAAGAGGGTCTTTTATTTAGCCTTATGTTTTGAGTAGTGGGAAAACACACCAAAGAAGTTGCCTGTTGTCAATAGAGGACTAAACATAACAAGATTTAATTTTCCTTGAGATAATATCTATATGTCCTTTTCTATTGTTTCCGCCTCCCATGGATAAGTTCTTAGTGGCAGAACCGTTGCATCCAACCAAGTTCGTATGTGTTTTCAGTGTTACTAGGTATTGCCAGAGTCATTTCCAaaacaacttttttattttgcacttttgAAAGAGTTCTGACATTCCAACTAGAAATACACAATTAAAAACTAACCATCAATGCTGAttacctttattaattttcacttcCTGGATTgttttggcttattttattcCTCTTATGTCCTCTTCTGATTTCTTCAGAATATTCTTGGGTTTTGACGATAGCTTCATTTTTAGAGCTCTGATCTCGTTAgcattattgccattttaatataaattgttcccttttttcatcattttccaaTTCTGACTTCAGTTTTGCAGACATCTTTGATTCAGATTTTATCTGTGATTGCAGTTTTACATTTTCAAGTAACTCTTTGGTgagctttttaaatgattttttattaaactataaTCAGGGAATGTGGtatttcagttttctattgctaAGTGACAAGCCACCCTGATTTTGTGGATTCTAACAATGatgatttatcatttttgtgATTCTGTGGCTTTCTGGTTGATGCATCTCCTGGTCCCACCTACCTCATTATCATGGTTGCCTGTCCCTGGCAGCCACGAGATCTGCAAAGCTCAAGATGGCCTCCCTCACATGTTGGCCACTAGATGCTGGCTCTTGGCTGGGAACACTCCCGTGTCTTCCTATCCCACAGTGGATAGACTGGCTTTCTTACCCTGGGACCCTAGGGTGCTTCTCAGTGACTTTCTTACATGGTGGTCTCAGGAAAACAGCCCAAGAGAGTATAAATTGGAACTCGGTTGCATCTCCCATATTCTGCTGGTCAGAGCAGCTCACAAGCTCATCTCAGACTCAGGGGGGCAAGGAAATAGAGAACTCTTTTGATAGGAAAAGGTGCAGAGTTTCATGGCACCTTTGGACTTCCCACCAGATGGTTTATTCTCACAGTCTTCCAAAACTACCCACCATCCAGCTGCCTCTGGCCCCCCCTGCAGTTAGGCTCCCCCTGGGAGCTGGTAGGAATCACAGAAGGACAGATCCACACTGCTTCCCCAGGAACACCCCGGGATCCCCTTGGGTTGTGCGAGGTGATTCCCTTCCCATGCGGACACCCACAGTGCTGGTTTCATGTCCTCCCTGTCGAGGCAGGTGACTGAGTGGGGTCTGGTTCCTTCCAGAGAAGACCCCTCCATTATGCCCGTCTGCACATGGCAGCACTGGTCATCATGTTACTTTCTGAAGATCCCAACACCACGAAATAACTGacgttataaaaaaaaaaaaaaaaaagtaaaactggaaAGAAGACTCTTAGTGAATGCATCCAGCTTTCCCAGCTGTGGCTACCGACCTTTTCTCTTTATATTGTGGTTTTTAAAACGTGGACGTGTGGAAAAAATCTGAACGAACATTCAAACCCATTCAGCACAAAGAGTCTGTAATTGCAGACCTATAAATATCCTCAAGCGAACAGAATTTGTTAAGGATGCCCCAGGAGCTTCCGCATTTAATCATGTAGCAAACCGGctgaaagaataaggaaaatgtatGACTTAATATAGAAAATCCCTGAATAGGGAACAGGAAGATTGATTACTTCAGCAGCTCAGCAGTGTGGTGAGAGACCCAGGTCTCTTCCTGACTCTGTGCTCCTACCCGCAGCCTAGCAGTCAGGCCAGCTAGCACACTTCCAGGTTGTCCTGTGACAGCGTGTGCCAGAGCAGGAGTTCCTTCTGTTTCTCCTGAAAGATGATGAACTCTCTCTCATGAGCCCCCCTCACACCTGGTTGTGAGGAACCTCGCCACTTGGTCCACGCTGAGCAACCAAAGACAATGTGTATGGAATCACCAGGCTTGCAGTTCAGTAATTAGGATTTAAAGTGCAATTGGTCAGCATCCCACAAAGACAGACACCTAAACAAAATCAGTttctaccctacaacccagcaattgcactattaggtgtttatccaaaggatataagaATGCTGATTCCACCCAAAAAATGCTGATTCaagggggcacatgcaccccaatgttgatagcagcacTGTCCACAGTAGCCAGATTATGGACGacgcccaaatgtccatcaactgatgaatggataaagaagatgcagggggcggaatccctgggtggctcggcggtttagcgcctgcctttggcccagggcgcgatcctggagtcctgggatcgagtcccatgtcgggctcccagcatggagcctgcttctctctcctcccgtgtctctgcctctcactctctctctatgtctatcataaataaataaataaatctttaaaaaaaaaaaaaatgcaggggatatatatatatatatatatatatatgtatgtatatatgtatgtatatgtatatatatatgaagatgcaggggatatatatatgtgtatatatatatacacacacacatacacacatatttatgcacatacatatatacatacataaatggattactcagccatgaaaaagaatgaactcttgccatttgcaatgatgtggatggaactagagggtattatgctgggtgaaataaatcagtcagagaaagacaaataccatgtgatttcactcatatgtgcaatttaagaaataaatatgtgcagtttaagaaataaaacagatgaacataggggaaggggaggaaaaataaaataagataaaaacagagggaagcaaaccataagacagTCTTAACAataggagacaaactgagggttgctgaaggggaggtgggcagggagatggggtaactgggtgatgggcattaaggaggacacttgggATGtgcgctgggtgttatatgtaagatAAGTTACTGaaatctactcctgaaaccagtacaTTATATGTGAACTAACGTGCAttagtttatttatgagagagagagagagagagaaggagtgcaCACataggcaggggctgggggaggggcagaggtggagagagagaaagagacttttaagcaggctccatgcccagacaGGAGTCTGATATgtggtttgatctcacaaccctgagatcatgacctgagccgaaatcaagaattggacacttaaccaattgtgccaccaagtgccccttgaatttaaattaaaaaaataataataaagtggtgctgaaggtagaaaaaaaatcagtttctagaTTTTGGGCAGGAAAGAGTCTGTTTAGATGGTGAAGCAACCTTAGGCATGCAGACATGCATGTCTGACCTGGGCACTCTACTTCCATCACTTTActtctaacatttattgaacaaaatttcaaataaattattttattttttttttaattttttatttatttatgacagtcacagagagagagagaggcagagacacaggcagagggagaagcaggctccatgcaccgggagcccgacgtgggattcgatcctgggtctccaggatcacgccctgggccaaaggcaggcgccaaaccgctgtgccacccagggatcccaaataaattattttaaatgtttgcaagTTCTGCCTTAATGATTTTTAGAGGCAGAGAGTAAGATTTCTTGCATGAAATCTTACAGAGATTCATTACTCTACTTCTACTCTAGAGAAACAATTACTCTATCGTTTCTCCCAGTGTTTTCGAGATGGGTTGAATATGACCAGTTTTTATTCAAGTGTACCTAGGTGTGAGTGTGTATTCTGTGGCCTTATATGTGGCATGGACAGATTCATTCATGTATATGGAATAGGTAGATGATGGCATTGACTGACACGTACCCACCTTAAtactaattaaaattttattcatgttgGTGTTACaaggggaaagaagagcaaactaaactgCACTATCATTGAAAAGTATTGAGGTCGACAGAAATTTATTGAAAGCACACACTTAAACACTGTTGTTCAAGAGCATTACGTCTGAAAGCAGCGCCCCGACAAACTAAagacatatttgcaaatgaaactAAATCATTAACAAAAGTGGATGTTTTTCCCAAGAGTGACACAAATTAAGCTCCAGTAAATGCACATGCTCCTCTTTTTAGTGTAACTATTGAGAAATAGGAATCAGCATTGCCCGGATTATTTTTTTGTACACAAAATGACCAGAAAAATACATCATTACTTCACAGTTACCAGGTGATTAGCATTTAGCCTTACAAATCAGTTTCACTGACTGcatatatatttccaaaagaaaacaacatgatTGTTTCTCAAATGTAATAATTATTTGTATCCAACTGTTTACCACATTTTGAGCTCTTTAGGAAGCCAGTTTTACCGAGATCCATTGTTAGCTACATCCACATATCTAGAAGAGCTCTTGTTCACGTAGTTGAGAGGTCCACATCCTCAATAAAGATAATTTATCCTCAAAGAAGAGGTATAAGAGAGGTTTCCTAAAGGTGCTAAATCTTCATAATACTATTAAGCCAGAAGTTCctaattaagtttttttaatattttattctctggTTCACACCCTTGGATAAACTCATAACTTAAATTCTTTTCACCTATACTCTCACATGTTCCTATCTGCCCAGTCCTGAGTGGATGGGACAAGCAACATGGATTCATTTATTACAAGTGGTGTAGATGTGATACACGggaatgttttctatttcaggtgagaaaaaaaagtaggtaaGAAGTAGCTGCATCCTGGCAGAGAGCACTCTGTGGCTCAGGTATGGTAGCTTCCTTCTCTGAATAAACTTGTGGTGTGGGGTGTTATTCAATGAGTGGCAAGCTATTTGTTTAACAGAATTTCAGTTAAATTATTGTCAAGACATTTCCTCAGCAGGAAACAGATCCTTGATTTATGGAGTAGTAACTTCCTTTTGTTCCTCTAATAAGAAATTCAGGAGCACATGAATGCTGCTTGGTTTCCACTTGTCTTCAGAGAAATTCGGTCGTGTGATCACCGTGAAGGATGTGCACATGGCAGTAGCCATGAGCCTCACATCTGGGTCAGGGGAAGCCACCGGCCTGCCGCCTTCTGTGGAAGACGCACCAGCCCTCTCTATGCTTAGGGCTGCCCACCACTTGATCCAAGATTAGACACTTGTTTTAAATTGACCTACACATAGGCTGGTCTCTCTGAAGACAGTCGGCCATGAAGGTGTCTATCCAAAAGAGCAATGAAGGCAGAACTAATTCTCCAACGCAATCGAACTATTCCCCCTCTCTGGAATTTTTACAGCAGCATATGGACAAGAGTGTCCCACCAAAAGTGGAAGAAAGTCAACTCACAGAAAGAAGCAGTGACTACAAGTGTCCTGAGTGAAAGCACAGAGCAATGAATTTCTAGCACTGCCTCAAATTCTTTTATTCTATATGTCTTTGGGTaatattaacacacacacataaacctGAGTGAGCTTCCCTTACTTTCAATCAGAAGGGTTTAGTATAATCCCCaaactgattctttctttctttctttttttttttttctagtgtgtGTCCCCCTGATTGGCCTGGAAGCAAGAGCTATGACAGGAGACGTGTGTTACGTGACATCTGACACAAAGGGGTCTGCTCACACACTCACCTGAGAGATCGGAGAACAGCTGCTTTGGACGGCCAAGGTAATCTTCATTGAACTTTTTagaggtgttatttttttttcaagttctgtaAAAGTCATTTAACAAGGTCTTAGAATTCACAGACATAAAGGAACCTAGTAGGTAAAAATGAGTGTCTGGTGACGTCACCCCTCGTGAGCCAGGGAGGAAGCAGGAACTCCTCAGGGAGGCTGCTCTGTGACTCCTGACAGAGGTGAAGATGTGCTGACACCCTAGCAGGTGTCTCCCGGGGAAATCCCTGCAGACATTCCAAGGAGACCCGCACGAAGACGTCTGTGATGGTGCCAtttgtgataaagaaaaatagttcATTTCATAAGTGAAAATGGatgagaaatggaaacatattaaATCTAGTTTGTCCTGGTTCCTATAAGCCCCGTTACAGTTCCCAAGGACCCTTAccatcccatttcacagacagaAAACTGAATCCCAGACACACCATGTGTTTTGACCAAGGAGAGTGAGGATTCACACCCTGGCTCTGGAGCTCCTACCCTCACTTACGTTATTTCTGTGACTTTCCTTTTGAAGCTGGCATAGGGACATCATGTGAGACAGAGCTAGCACTCCAGTCGTGGCACATGGAGGATTCAGGCCCAGCCAGGCCTTGGAAAGTGCTCAGTAGCATTTGTTGAAGTGTGAGCTCCTGACACAACATGCAGGTCCTAGGAGCCGAGCAGCCCAGACACCAGGAAGTACCCAGGAGCTAGCCATCAAGACGGCAGGACCGCTGTCTTGGCGGCAAGACCACATCCAGCAGCCGTGTGATTTGGAACTACCATGACTCTGGGCTGAATCAGATTGTTCGCACACACAGTAGATTGGGGCAGGGTCAGCCTAATAAGGACCAGTAGATTAGCTGCTTTAGAGAAAGAGCACTTAGTTCATGGTGGGCTGGACTGAGGCACTTGGAGCTGGAGATAAGGCCAGTTTTCCCAGATGCTGTCGGCCTGAGTGGACGCTTGGAGCTCAGTGGGAATGCTTCCCGGCTTGGCCGTCCTGTGGGTGGCTCACTGCCGGGCAGTGAGTCCCAGAAGGAACGCAGTACACATGTTTCACTTCAAAATGCATCCCCTGCATATAAAGAAGCCCTCATGTGTAATCTAAGTACATCCCCCAAATTTAGTCACATTCTTTTTATCTCATTGCtaagataataataaagagaatattCCCTAGTGGATGTCTGTGCCTCCCCTGAGGAAATCTCGTTTTATTTCCTACTCTGAAACTGTTCATAAATCATTCTCCAGCTGAGTACAGTTCAGTGCTAGTACTTAGCTTATCTGACCTtcacattaattatttttattacagcaGCAGGAACGTCAGTGTGTTTTCCCCCTGCCCTCCGAAGCCATGTGGCCCCGAGCAGAGTGGCTCCTGTCCTGCCACCGGCGGCTCTTCCGGTACCTGTCCAGCTGCCCCAAGTGTACCAGCCCAAACCCCATGTCCTGTCATACCAATGGATGCACGAGGcccgtttgtgtgtgtgtcttagatGCGATTAAAATTCTTACAAAAACTGAAAGTGAAATGAGGAAATGATTGGGCAATCGAATAGAAGGGCCAGTGCCAGGAAGACCTATCataccggggggggggggccgcgaTACGGCCAGGCAGACAGAGGGAAGCTCAGGAGAGCTCTCCTGAGGGCGACCGCGGGGCCAGGCCATGTAGTCCGTGTAGGACATGAGCAAGCACAGCTCACAGGAAATGATCCATTCCCTGCGCTCACTTACTCGAAAGGTCCAAACCTTCAAAGTTGCGGGAGTGCCATGGATGGTTGCACAGAAGGCCAGCAGTCACGCCTTTCTCCTTGCCTtgagaggggagaagaaatgaaactgaagGAGTGTGTCTCCATCCTCCCCCTGAAGGAAAGCCCCTCTGTCCCATGCTCCAAAGATGGAACGCTGCTGGCCGTGACCCTGCTACTGGCCCTGACGGCCTGCTGCCTCTCCGTGGTGTCTTTCCACAGGGCGGCTGCTTTGCAAGCGGAGCTGGGGAGCCTCCGGGCGGAGCTGCGGGAACAGCACACTGAACCTGAGCGGCTGCCAGGCCCTCCGCAGGCCAGAGCCAGGGCCCCCAGGGCAGCCATGCGGGAGACCCCAGCTGTCACCTCAGCTCTGAACGTGAGTTTGCAGCAGCTGCGGCCTCAGGTTCGCCCCGCACCACTGCCCCCCACACCTCAGATATCTTTGCAATAACTTGGTGTTTTTCTCTCCTTAGGGAATCTTGGCACCATCCGCTGCAGGAGAAGGCAACTCCAGCCAAAGCAGCAGAAACAAGCGTGCCATTCAGGGTCCGGAAGAAACAGGTAAGTTTTGGGTGCAGAAGCATTTGGGAGCCAGGGAGCCTGGCATCCACAGGTGTGGAGGCTGGCTTCTGCTTTGGGGTCCCGAGAGTTGATCAGTACTCAAAGACTGTGAGAGGTGCATTTACACCAGATGTGGCTTTAGGGCACAGCCTGTGCATTGGCACATTGATGAGCCTGCACGCCACGTTTTGTCCTCCATGACCATAGTGAGGGCTGTGCTGTCCTGGCAGCATAAAGGATGAGAAAGAGCCCAGAGTCTTCCTCCAATAGATAGTGCCTGTGTTGGAAACAGTGTCCATCACTCCAGCAGGAAAGCGCTTCAGGTCAGTATAGGTTCTGTCTACCTGAGTCTTAGACAGTCAGGTAAAGGTAAACACTTCCTGAGGGCACCTTGTGTGCCATGCAGCCCAGTGAAGCTCCTGTTGGGAGCAGGTGTGTGTTTGTGATTTGTTTATTGCTGTAGTTCTAAAAAAGttcattttacacacacacacatgtgcacgcacgcatgcatgcatgcatatacacacagattttaaagcttttctttaatGCTTTTCCAGGAAATCCACAAGTTTGTAATCTTCTTGTAAGAGTTCTTTCATGAttgctgcctttctttctgtcccACTTATTCCACAGTCTTAGAGATTCCTGAAACCTTGAATTGGGCAGGGCTTCCCCAAATGTTTGATTCTAGTTCCTGCATTTCAACAATGAAAAAGAGCATGACATTCATTCAATAATATCACAACTTAAACAATCCCtggtatcatttctttctttctttctttctttctttctttctttctttctttctttctttctttttttttttttttttgaaagaacacGTTTTGAGCAAACAGCATGGGCCTGCTTGGCGCATGCTGGGATAGTTATTGTCACGGCTACCATTTCCTTAAGTCCTCATGTTGGCCTTGAGGTGAGCAGAACAGGTGTAGTTCTGTACATATGTATTTGTACTTGTGGAGGGAAGCACGCAACTTAGAGACTAGGTGTTCTTCCGTcagaccacacacacactcacacacattagATGCTTTGGCTGGAAATGTATTCTTTACTAACTGCCTTATTCATGGAAAGAAAATTCTTACCTCTTTCTTAAAACCATAATTTTCTACATGCTTTGTGTCAAGTATCAGAAACAGTTgggtttaaatatatataaactaggAAATGTGAGTACTTTTACTATACTTTAATACGTGAATTATTTTCATACTTTGCAATTTTATCATATGTATTTCCTACCTAActgaaaaaatacagcatatatACTATGGATTTATTTTGTGTTCACTTATCATTATGCAATAAGCATTTTCCCTACTACTAAGTTATTCTCACACATCCATGTTAGTTTCCTGTCACACAGTTATTTAACATGACCATTTCCAAAACTTTTGTGcagatttcttgtttcttttttcttttttcttttttctttttttttttaaaggttttgcttatttattcatgagacacacacacacacacacagagagagagagagagagagagagaggcagagacacaggcagagggagaagcaggctccatgcagggagcccgacgtgggactcgatcctggaattccaggatcacatcctgagccgaaggcggcgctaatctgctgtgccacctgggccaccctcttATTTCTGATGAATTAAATGTTCCATAGAAAGAATATCAGAGATAAAGAGGATAAACATCTTTATCACCCTTACTCCCTTTTGCCATGTTGCTtccaaaatgaattataaatgtaTTGCAGTCAGAAATGCAGTGTACAAGTTCTCCACATTCTTAcagtgttttatcttttaaaatttacgtTGGCTAGCTTGGTAGTTGTAAACAGTATCTCAAATGTAATTTGTTACTTGCTTACAAATAAGAATTTCTTTCTGCATATTTACATAActtctaattttatcttctgctaatttttatttataacttccCTCATTTGTCCTAATTCTTTGTGATTTTGAATGAACTATATTAAACATTCTGTTTATCAAAATTTTGCTGTAAATATCTTCCCAATATCTTGCTTATTTAAAACGTGTGCAGAGATTTTGCATCTGTGTATGTAATATGATAAACTTTTCC contains:
- the TNFSF13B gene encoding tumor necrosis factor ligand superfamily member 13B isoform X1 is translated as MIGQSNRRASARKTYHTGGGGPRYGQADRGKLRRALLRATAGPGHVVRVGHEQAQLTGNDPFPALTYSKGPNLQSCGSAMDGCTEGQQSRLSPCLERGEEMKLKECVSILPLKESPSVPCSKDGTLLAVTLLLALTACCLSVVSFHRAAALQAELGSLRAELREQHTEPERLPGPPQARARAPRAAMRETPAVTSALNGILAPSAAGEGNSSQSSRNKRAIQGPEETVTQDCLQLIADSDTPTIRKGAYTFVPWLLSFKRGRALEEKENKILVKEAGYFFIYSQVLYTDNTFAMGHLIQRKKVHVFGDELSLVTLFRCIQNMPETLPNNSCYSAGIAKLEEGDELQLAIPREDAKISRDGDGTFFGALKLL
- the TNFSF13B gene encoding tumor necrosis factor ligand superfamily member 13B isoform X2, translated to MDGCTEGQQSRLSPCLERGEEMKLKECVSILPLKESPSVPCSKDGTLLAVTLLLALTACCLSVVSFHRAAALQAELGSLRAELREQHTEPERLPGPPQARARAPRAAMRETPAVTSALNGILAPSAAGEGNSSQSSRNKRAIQGPEETGAYTFVPWLLSFKRGRALEEKENKILVKEAGYFFIYSQVLYTDNTFAMGHLIQRKKVHVFGDELSLVTLFRCIQNMPETLPNNSCYSAGIAKLEEGDELQLAIPREDAKISRDGDGTFFGALKLL